The Actinobacillus suis ATCC 33415 DNA segment AATTTTGGTCAATTAGTTGCGAATATAAACCATGGCAAGGCGATTCTGCAGATAGCGTAGAAGCTGAATTAAATATCCTGATCGGTCATTTAATTGAAAATGACACTCGTGCAGATTTATCTTTCATTGAGAAGGCCTTAGGGATTCTACAAGCGAAAGAATATTACGAGAAAAAACTAGGAAAATCACTTTCATCTCGTGAATTATCTACTGAGCTGGAAAAAGACGGTTATATTATCCACTATACGCTAATTGCCAAAATGGAACGCTGTGTAACCCATTTGTATCCTCATATTCCTGATGTGCTTTTTAAAGGATTAGGTCATACGCAAATCGATAAATTACTTGCAATTCGCAATAACGCAGATGAAGTTTGGCATCATTATCATCTTGAAATGGATACTTCTTTTAACAATGTCTGGGCAAGTTCATTATCAAGTTGTAATGAGGATTCGCCATTTCAAGTACGTGATTTTCAAGATAAGTTAATTACCCAGATGGCTGATTTACTAGAAGGGAAAACAAGCTATGAATCTCTTTATCTTGAAATTGATCTTGATGAAAGAAAATTCAAAAAAATTGCGGCGAAACAACATGAGATAGAAAATAATGTTGAGCATAGTCTTGAACAAATTACACAACACCAAGAAACGGTAAAAACAAAACCTATCGCTACAAGTACATCAAAACCTAGTGATAAAAATTCACTCATTAAAGAAGATTCTGCACTAATTCCTACTACTCCTTCATCTAGTGAGGGGAATGAAGACATTGAATCTAGTGGAGAGCTTACATCAAATGTGATGGATTTCTTTAATAATGCACAAACAAGTATTGTGAATACGAGTGAAAACACGGAGACAGAACTACTAACTCAGATTTCACAAGATTTTGGTTTAA contains these protein-coding regions:
- a CDS encoding ParB family protein — encoded protein: MTKNEKRAAAIARNLNVSPIANISPSYSTVTPNHYSSEVEYITVTLDKLRPYEHNPRKTRNPNFEMIKESIRRRGLDHKPNITRRPGEDFYIIADGGNTRIQALKELFTETKDPKFWSISCEYKPWQGDSADSVEAELNILIGHLIENDTRADLSFIEKALGILQAKEYYEKKLGKSLSSRELSTELEKDGYIIHYTLIAKMERCVTHLYPHIPDVLFKGLGHTQIDKLLAIRNNADEVWHHYHLEMDTSFNNVWASSLSSCNEDSPFQVRDFQDKLITQMADLLEGKTSYESLYLEIDLDERKFKKIAAKQHEIENNVEHSLEQITQHQETVKTKPIATSTSKPSDKNSLIKEDSALIPTTPSSSEGNEDIESSGELTSNVMDFFNNAQTSIVNTSENTETELLTQISQDFGLTPGMSIQEQREKRAAENGLSFACCGRQPVEDIWQIYPARNYRSEAYSLALDIAETANINELVEHVVKNPVDYSYRMKPNDSSLSDYASFIYQLLSMLQTHDFSQSVHCNLNSHFLFDIQQSGTGIDDITLVKIFRLIRVVRHLRQGAQP